GGCCCGGCCCGGCGCGGCGCCGACGTGGTCCGGGTCTTCGTCACCGACTACTACGCGGTCACCCAGGTGGACGCCCGGGACGCCTGGTTCGTCATCGGCAGCGACGTCTTCGGCCCCATGGGCACCGAGCTGGTGCCCTTCGGCACCGAGGCCGACGCCCGCGAGTTCCTGACCGACCACCACGGCAGCGGCGTCCTGCGCTTCTCCGAGGTGGGCGCGGCCACCATCAAGCAGCTGCAGGACCCGGGATGAGGCGGTCGGACGGGCTGCTGCTGGTGGTGCTCCTGGCCCTGCTGCTGGGCGAGCTGTGCTGGCTCGACGCCGAGGGCCGGCGCCGCGACCTGGGCGGCCAGGCGGCGCGGGCCTCCATCGTGCGGCGCCTGGGCCTGACCGACCTGGTGCTCTCCACCGAGGCGCGCTACACGCGCCACCCGTCGCAGGCCGACCGCTTCGCCCCGTTCCAGGACCACCCGCACGCGCTCGACCACTTCCCGTCGGGCTCGGTGGTGGCGCCGCCCCCCGCCCTCCGATGACCTTCCGCGCCTGGCTGGAGCGGCAGCGCTCCCTCGTCGACTTCACGCTGGCCTCGCTGGCGCGCCGCAAGGGCAAGAACCTCTCCCTGCTGCTGGTCTACGCCCTGATCGTCTTCGCGGTGGCCTCGACCCTGTTCTTCACGCAGGCGCTGCGCGCCGAGGCCAGGCTGGTGCTGGCCGACGCCCCCGACGTGGTGGTGCAGCGCATGGTGGCCGGGCGCCACGACCCCATCCCGGCCGCCCACCTGGCCGAGCTGGGCAAGCTGCGCGGCGTGCGCGCCGCCGAGGGGCGGCGCTGGGGCTACTACTTCGACCGCGGCAGCAAGGCCAACCTCACCGTGCAGGCCCCCGCCGCGTTCTGGGGCGCGCCGGGCGAGGTGGTCATCGGCGAGGGGGTGGCGCGGGCCCGCGAGGTGGCGGCCGGCTCCGAGTTCCCCATGCGCGGCGCCGCCGGGGGCTTCGTCTTCTTCCGCGTCCGCGAGGTCATCCCGGCCGCCTCGGCGCTGGTCTCGTCCGACCTGGTGCTGATGAGCGGCGACGACTTCCAGCGGCTCTTCGGGCCCGACCCGGACCGCTTCACCGACATCGCCCTCACCGTGCCCAACGCCAAGGAGGTGGTCACGGTGGCCGAGAAGGTGATCAAGCTGCTGCCCGACGCCCGCGCCATCACCAAGCTGGAGATGGCCCGCACCTACGAGTCGGTCTTCGACTGGCGCTCCGGCCTGGTGGTCATCGTGCTGGCCACCTCGGTGCTGGCCTTCGCGGTGGTGGCCTGGGACAAGGCGGCCGGCCTGTCGGCCGAGGAGCGGC
This genomic interval from Anaeromyxobacter sp. contains the following:
- a CDS encoding FtsX-like permease family protein, which translates into the protein MTFRAWLERQRSLVDFTLASLARRKGKNLSLLLVYALIVFAVASTLFFTQALRAEARLVLADAPDVVVQRMVAGRHDPIPAAHLAELGKLRGVRAAEGRRWGYYFDRGSKANLTVQAPAAFWGAPGEVVIGEGVARAREVAAGSEFPMRGAAGGFVFFRVREVIPAASALVSSDLVLMSGDDFQRLFGPDPDRFTDIALTVPNAKEVVTVAEKVIKLLPDARAITKLEMARTYESVFDWRSGLVVIVLATSVLAFAVVAWDKAAGLSAEERREIGILKALGWETSDVLLVKLWEGAVVSLLAFAAGVLGAYAHVFLGSASLFAPVLKGWSTLSPEFRLTPDVSALQVATLFFLTVVPYTVATVAPAWRAATTDPDAVMRS